One stretch of Pseudovibrio brasiliensis DNA includes these proteins:
- a CDS encoding GntR family transcriptional regulator, with product MTKADSNVDRIYEKLRKMAAYFEFKPDARINESALSTELGASRTPLREALNRLVAEGFLTFQSGRGFFCRPLSPKLILDLYEARVAIETEIVRLVCRRASDEELQDLMEFLKSTEPDYDSCEDPMELLSMDEAYHMRIAALSQSNELVRILENLNDRVRYIRLVDLKYLRGKTPVSTQEEAQLSAHRVVLTALINRDEDKAVSTMRHHIERRRDEATEAVRIAYSQLYVPAD from the coding sequence ATGACAAAAGCTGATAGCAACGTGGACCGCATCTACGAAAAACTACGGAAAATGGCGGCCTATTTTGAGTTTAAGCCGGATGCCCGTATCAACGAGAGCGCGTTATCCACAGAGTTGGGTGCAAGCCGGACACCACTGCGCGAGGCGTTGAATCGACTCGTGGCAGAAGGCTTCCTCACGTTCCAGAGTGGCCGCGGCTTCTTTTGCCGCCCGCTGAGCCCAAAGCTTATCCTTGACCTTTATGAAGCGCGTGTCGCCATCGAGACGGAGATTGTCCGCCTTGTTTGCCGCCGGGCCAGTGATGAAGAACTTCAGGATCTGATGGAGTTCCTGAAATCCACTGAACCGGACTACGACAGCTGTGAAGACCCGATGGAGCTTTTGAGCATGGACGAGGCGTATCACATGCGCATCGCCGCCTTGTCTCAAAGCAACGAGCTGGTCCGCATTCTGGAAAACCTGAATGACCGCGTGCGCTACATTCGTCTTGTCGACCTGAAGTACCTGCGCGGCAAGACCCCTGTTTCCACGCAGGAGGAAGCCCAGCTTTCAGCCCACCGTGTGGTGCTGACCGCCCTGATCAACCGGGACGAGGACAAAGCCGTTTCCACCATGCGCCATCATATTGAACGCCGCCGCGACGAGGCTACTGAGGCCGTGCGCATCGCCTACTCGCAGCTCTACGTTCCAGCCGATTAA
- a CDS encoding thiamine pyrophosphate-binding protein gives MTNKMNGAEAMVKMLEAQGVQHIFGLCGDTTLPFYDAMYKLDHKMTHVLTRDERCATYMADAYSRVTGRPGVCEGPSGGGATYILPGLIEASESSYAVLGITTDISVASYGKYPLTEVDQEALMRPLTKWNTVIKRADHIPRMVRKAFRAMTTGRSGAAHLGLPYDIQYDAVDPSDIWADQQHTSYPAYRQAPAPGAAEAAVDAILSAKKPLIVCGGGVVIAGAMEELDRLATRLDIPVATSISGQGSLAETHPNCVGVVGSNGGTDETWEAMANADLVVFMGARAGSTTTSRWEAPSAKTRVVHFDNDPMVIGANYEVEVGVVGDLKLSLEQVNAVLDKRDQGADTFGGAAAVADIKKRKFEIFNKLAQSGEAPIRPERVIDAMMKVLPVDATVISDPGTSCPYFSAYYQLPQSGRYFITNRAHGALGYSLSAALGAWYGRPTSKVVAMMGDGSFGFTCGELETVCRSRAPITYIVFSNSNYGWIKASQYADTDARYYNVDFNRTDQAAVAAAYGVKSWRVENPDDLERVLKEAIEHDGPTLIDVVTQPLEESNAPVRRWMG, from the coding sequence GTGACGAATAAGATGAATGGTGCCGAAGCCATGGTAAAAATGCTGGAGGCTCAGGGCGTTCAGCACATTTTCGGTCTTTGCGGCGATACAACTCTGCCGTTCTATGACGCGATGTATAAGCTTGATCACAAGATGACCCACGTTTTGACCCGTGATGAGCGCTGCGCCACATATATGGCGGATGCGTACTCACGAGTGACTGGTCGTCCGGGTGTGTGTGAGGGGCCGTCCGGTGGTGGCGCCACTTACATTCTGCCGGGTCTGATTGAAGCCTCTGAAAGCTCCTACGCGGTGCTTGGCATTACAACGGACATTTCTGTCGCGTCCTATGGCAAGTACCCGCTGACAGAAGTGGATCAGGAAGCGCTGATGCGCCCGCTGACCAAGTGGAACACCGTGATCAAGCGTGCTGACCACATTCCCCGTATGGTTCGTAAAGCCTTCCGCGCCATGACAACCGGTCGTTCCGGCGCGGCCCACCTCGGTCTGCCCTACGACATTCAGTATGATGCCGTTGATCCTTCCGACATCTGGGCAGATCAGCAGCACACCTCTTATCCAGCTTACCGCCAAGCCCCGGCTCCGGGTGCTGCGGAAGCGGCTGTTGATGCGATCCTTTCTGCAAAGAAACCTCTGATCGTGTGCGGTGGCGGCGTTGTGATTGCAGGCGCGATGGAAGAGCTGGATCGTCTGGCAACTCGCCTCGATATTCCGGTCGCAACCTCCATCTCCGGTCAGGGCTCACTGGCGGAAACCCATCCGAACTGTGTTGGCGTTGTTGGCTCCAACGGTGGCACAGATGAGACATGGGAAGCGATGGCGAATGCAGACCTTGTGGTCTTCATGGGCGCACGCGCCGGTTCCACCACCACTTCCCGCTGGGAAGCGCCATCCGCAAAGACCCGTGTAGTTCACTTTGATAACGATCCGATGGTGATCGGTGCGAACTACGAAGTGGAAGTTGGCGTTGTTGGTGACCTAAAACTGTCTCTGGAGCAGGTCAACGCTGTTCTTGATAAGCGTGATCAGGGCGCAGACACCTTTGGCGGTGCTGCTGCTGTTGCGGATATCAAGAAGCGCAAGTTCGAGATCTTCAACAAACTGGCTCAGAGCGGTGAAGCGCCGATCCGTCCGGAACGCGTGATTGATGCGATGATGAAGGTGCTGCCAGTTGATGCGACTGTCATCTCTGACCCTGGCACCTCCTGCCCTTACTTCTCCGCGTATTACCAGTTGCCGCAGTCTGGTCGTTATTTCATCACTAACCGTGCGCATGGTGCTCTGGGTTACTCGCTCTCCGCCGCGCTGGGTGCATGGTATGGCCGTCCAACCAGCAAAGTGGTTGCCATGATGGGCGATGGGTCCTTCGGCTTTACCTGTGGTGAGCTGGAAACCGTGTGTCGCTCCCGCGCCCCAATCACTTACATCGTGTTCTCCAACTCCAACTACGGCTGGATCAAAGCGAGCCAGTATGCGGACACAGATGCACGCTACTACAACGTAGACTTCAACCGCACAGATCAGGCTGCTGTTGCTGCGGCTTATGGCGTGAAGAGCTGGCGTGTTGAAAACCCGGATGATCTGGAGCGTGTACTCAAAGAGGCGATTGAACATGACGGTCCAACACTGATTGATGTTGTGACCCAACCTCTTGAAGAAAGTAATGCACCTGTACGCCGCTGGATGGGATAA
- a CDS encoding enolase C-terminal domain-like protein, translating into MNAEQKITGMDVWHVQLPVNARRDHGIGSVEHAVDIVILRLTAEGGETGWGEASPWSVFTGSAEATFAALDRYIRPLVVGRTIGERATIMKDAQKAVAHCTEAKAALESALLDLQGRISDLPVWALLGGKCRDTIPLSCSIADPDFDRDLALMERLKEDGVRIIKLKTGFKGHEFDMMRMEHLRMNYPEFSIRVDYNQGLHHDSALACVRDIATFQPDFIEQPVAHNLRELMATIRNSIDVPLLADESIFGPEDMLTAIKMGIADGVSVKIMKTGGLTRAQTVARMAATAGMSAYGGDMFESGLAHLAGTHMIAATPEITLACEFYQAKYFLVEDLMETPFETRGGDVIVPQTAGLGGRPDLEKVEHYAISKSAVMGAA; encoded by the coding sequence ATGAACGCAGAACAGAAGATCACCGGCATGGATGTCTGGCACGTACAGTTGCCCGTCAATGCCCGCCGCGACCATGGCATTGGCTCCGTTGAACATGCCGTAGACATCGTCATCCTCCGCTTAACGGCGGAGGGAGGCGAGACCGGTTGGGGGGAAGCCTCTCCGTGGTCTGTCTTTACCGGATCCGCAGAAGCCACCTTTGCAGCACTGGATCGCTACATCCGTCCGCTCGTTGTGGGCCGCACCATTGGTGAACGCGCCACAATCATGAAGGACGCTCAAAAGGCGGTTGCCCATTGTACTGAGGCGAAAGCAGCTCTGGAATCTGCCCTGCTGGATCTTCAGGGCCGAATCTCTGATTTGCCTGTCTGGGCGCTTCTGGGTGGCAAATGCCGAGATACGATCCCTCTTTCCTGCTCTATTGCTGATCCTGATTTTGATCGTGATCTGGCTTTGATGGAGCGTTTGAAAGAGGATGGCGTGCGCATCATCAAACTCAAAACCGGCTTCAAGGGACATGAGTTTGATATGATGCGTATGGAGCACCTACGCATGAACTATCCTGAGTTTTCCATTCGCGTGGATTACAATCAGGGTCTGCACCACGATTCTGCCCTAGCGTGCGTTCGCGACATCGCGACTTTTCAACCAGATTTTATCGAACAGCCGGTTGCGCATAACCTGCGGGAACTTATGGCAACTATCCGAAATTCCATCGATGTACCGCTTCTGGCGGACGAAAGCATCTTTGGGCCAGAGGATATGCTGACCGCGATTAAGATGGGGATAGCTGACGGTGTTTCAGTCAAAATAATGAAGACCGGAGGCTTGACTCGGGCCCAAACCGTAGCCCGCATGGCTGCAACTGCAGGTATGAGCGCTTATGGCGGTGACATGTTTGAATCTGGTCTCGCCCACCTTGCCGGAACGCACATGATTGCTGCAACGCCAGAAATCACTTTAGCTTGTGAGTTTTATCAGGCAAAATACTTCCTAGTAGAAGACCTTATGGAAACGCCATTTGAAACCAGAGGCGGCGATGTGATCGTTCCGCAAACGGCAGGCTTGGGAGGCCGTCCGGATCTGGAAAAAGTCGAGCACTATGCGATTTCCAAGAGTGCGGTGATGGGGGCTGCATGA
- a CDS encoding NAD(P)/FAD-dependent oxidoreductase, with amino-acid sequence MNKNNVVVIGAGIVGVSAALWLKREGHDVTLIDKGEPGMGASFGNACVLASCSVAPVTAPGLILKGPKLLLDPNFPLFLRWSYLPKLAGWLTRYLSHATDKETRRIAQGLTPIVGDSVDQHHALVDGTSAEKWLQESTYSFAYNDRAAFEADAYTWELRRNAGFVPELIEGDAVHEMEPILSKNIKLLALMRDHGFIQDPGAYVQDLVKVFTEMGGTFVQAEVKDFDLSGGSISAVMTDKGRFECDRAVLATGVWSKPLMKKLGINVPLEAERGYHILFKNPSEQPNQPIMVASGKFVATPMAQGLRCAGVVEFGGLEAGASKAPLDLLRKKVRESFPHLEASSEEEWLGFRPAPSDSLPLIGEVGKSGVYAAFGHHHIGLTGGPKTGRLVSDLISGKRPNNDISPYDPQRFN; translated from the coding sequence ATGAATAAAAATAATGTCGTTGTCATCGGCGCAGGAATTGTAGGTGTTTCAGCAGCTTTATGGTTGAAGCGTGAGGGTCATGATGTGACCCTCATCGACAAGGGCGAACCCGGCATGGGGGCTTCCTTTGGCAATGCCTGCGTTCTGGCGAGTTGCTCCGTGGCACCCGTCACTGCTCCGGGTCTGATCTTGAAAGGCCCGAAGCTGCTGCTGGATCCAAACTTCCCGCTGTTTTTGCGCTGGAGTTATCTGCCGAAACTGGCGGGTTGGCTGACACGCTATCTGTCTCATGCAACGGATAAGGAAACCCGCCGCATTGCGCAGGGCCTGACCCCGATCGTAGGTGACAGTGTAGACCAGCACCATGCATTGGTGGACGGAACCAGTGCTGAAAAGTGGCTTCAGGAAAGCACCTACAGCTTTGCCTACAACGACAGAGCCGCATTTGAAGCAGATGCGTACACCTGGGAACTGCGCCGCAATGCCGGTTTTGTACCGGAATTGATTGAAGGTGATGCAGTTCACGAGATGGAACCAATCCTGAGTAAAAACATCAAGCTGCTGGCTTTGATGCGCGATCATGGGTTCATTCAGGACCCAGGAGCTTATGTGCAGGATCTGGTAAAAGTCTTCACCGAAATGGGTGGCACGTTTGTGCAGGCCGAGGTGAAGGATTTTGATTTGTCGGGCGGTTCAATTTCAGCCGTCATGACCGACAAAGGACGTTTTGAATGTGATCGTGCGGTGCTGGCAACCGGCGTCTGGTCCAAGCCTTTGATGAAGAAGCTTGGCATCAACGTGCCGCTGGAAGCTGAGCGCGGTTACCACATCCTATTTAAGAATCCGAGCGAACAGCCAAACCAACCAATCATGGTGGCCTCTGGCAAGTTCGTGGCAACACCAATGGCACAAGGATTGCGCTGTGCTGGTGTTGTTGAGTTTGGCGGGCTGGAAGCAGGTGCCTCCAAAGCACCTCTGGACCTGCTACGGAAAAAGGTTCGCGAGAGCTTCCCTCATCTGGAAGCCTCAAGCGAAGAGGAATGGCTGGGCTTCCGCCCTGCGCCATCGGACAGTCTCCCCCTCATCGGTGAAGTGGGCAAGAGCGGTGTTTATGCAGCGTTCGGACACCACCACATCGGCCTGACGGGCGGTCCAAAAACCGGGCGGCTGGTCTCTGATCTGATCAGCGGAAAGCGCCCCAATAACGATATAAGCCCTTACGATCCGCAGAGATTTAACTGA
- a CDS encoding TRAP transporter substrate-binding protein codes for MKKSSLLVTLSVSAMALGATAASAEKWDLPMAYSGSNFHSVTGAEFAACITSGTGGEIEVTTHPGGSLFKGGDIKRAIQTGQVPIGERLLSGHQNENALFGVDSVPFLATSFDDAAKLWTAAKPALEKVLGEQNLTLLYSVPWPPQGLYFKNAVNSVADMEGIKFRSYNTATARLAELTGMLPVSIEAAEISQAFATGVADSMVSSGATGYDRKVWESLNYFYEVDAWLPRNYMLVNSDVWAGVSEKNKGIIQACAATAEADGLKRSIDYTNFTLDGLREGGMKVEKGSDQMKADLQEIGATMTAEWLEAAGDDGKSVVDAFKAMK; via the coding sequence ATGAAGAAGTCTAGTCTACTGGTTACCTTGAGTGTTTCCGCTATGGCGTTGGGGGCAACTGCCGCTTCTGCTGAGAAGTGGGATCTGCCAATGGCGTACTCAGGGTCCAACTTCCACTCTGTAACAGGTGCAGAATTTGCAGCTTGTATTACGTCCGGTACCGGCGGTGAAATCGAAGTAACCACGCACCCGGGCGGCTCCCTGTTCAAGGGCGGCGACATCAAGCGCGCAATTCAGACCGGTCAGGTGCCAATCGGTGAGCGTTTGCTTTCCGGTCACCAGAACGAAAATGCTCTGTTCGGCGTGGATTCCGTTCCATTCCTTGCAACATCTTTTGATGATGCGGCAAAGCTCTGGACTGCTGCAAAGCCAGCTCTTGAGAAGGTTCTTGGCGAACAGAACCTGACCCTGCTGTATTCCGTGCCATGGCCGCCACAGGGCCTGTACTTCAAAAACGCAGTCAACTCTGTTGCTGACATGGAAGGCATCAAATTCCGCTCTTACAACACCGCAACTGCGCGTCTTGCTGAGCTGACGGGAATGCTGCCAGTTTCCATTGAAGCGGCTGAGATTTCTCAGGCGTTCGCAACCGGTGTTGCTGACTCCATGGTTTCCTCCGGCGCAACTGGTTACGACCGTAAAGTTTGGGAAAGCCTCAACTACTTCTACGAAGTGGATGCATGGCTGCCACGCAACTACATGCTCGTAAACTCTGATGTCTGGGCAGGTGTTTCTGAAAAGAACAAAGGCATCATTCAGGCATGTGCGGCAACTGCAGAAGCTGATGGCCTCAAGCGCTCTATCGACTACACAAACTTCACCCTTGATGGCCTGCGTGAAGGCGGCATGAAGGTTGAAAAAGGTAGTGATCAGATGAAGGCTGACCTTCAGGAAATCGGCGCAACCATGACCGCTGAGTGGCTGGAAGCTGCTGGCGACGACGGCAAATCTGTTGTCGATGCATTCAAAGCAATGAAGTAA
- a CDS encoding TRAP transporter small permease yields MKLTRALRLGLDGIYKTAGVLSALCLIAILGLIVMQMLARWTGEVFPGAAEYAGYAMAAASFMAFANALNKGIHIRVSILHQMLGKTAQRLLEIWCFAIGTATMWYFVYYAQRFVYWSWKFNDISQGQDRTPLWMPQSFMLIGAAILAIALTDHLLQLIFTGKHRVAPELEEAVAGE; encoded by the coding sequence ATGAAGCTTACACGCGCACTGCGCTTGGGCCTTGATGGGATCTACAAGACGGCCGGAGTTCTCTCAGCGCTCTGTCTGATCGCCATTCTCGGGCTCATCGTTATGCAAATGCTGGCTCGCTGGACCGGAGAAGTCTTTCCCGGTGCTGCAGAATACGCCGGCTATGCAATGGCTGCGGCCAGCTTTATGGCGTTCGCAAATGCCTTGAACAAGGGCATTCACATTCGAGTTTCCATTTTACACCAGATGCTGGGCAAGACCGCACAGCGCCTGTTGGAAATCTGGTGCTTTGCCATTGGCACTGCAACCATGTGGTACTTCGTGTACTACGCACAGCGGTTTGTATACTGGTCGTGGAAGTTTAACGACATTTCTCAGGGGCAGGACAGAACACCACTCTGGATGCCGCAGAGCTTCATGCTCATTGGTGCCGCGATCCTGGCAATTGCTCTTACAGATCATCTGCTTCAACTCATTTTCACTGGCAAGCACCGTGTTGCGCCGGAACTTGAAGAAGCAGTTGCGGGAGAATAA
- a CDS encoding TRAP transporter large permease, with the protein MENISIIILFLFVMFTLLGTGVWVGLALMGVAWVGMELFTTRPVGDVMLTTIWSSSSSWTLTALPLFIWMGEILYRTRLSEDMFRGLAPWMARLPGGLVHTNIVGCTVFAAVSGSSAATLTTVGKMSIPELRKREYPEKMIIGTLAGAATLGLMIPPSLTLIVYGVTINESISKLFFAGIVPGIVLAGMFMAYVAITSRVSSKWNPTEEPRMSFSEKLANTRFLLPVILLILVVIGSMYLGFATATEAAAFGVIGSLILAASQGSLSWKSFTESLMGATYTSAMIALILAGAAFLSLSMGFTGLPRGLADMIATLELSRFELLMVLLVFYIILGMFLDGISSVVLTMAVVEPMIRQAGIDLIWFGIFIVVVVEMAQITPPIGFNLFVLQGMTNYQMGFIARAAFPMFLIMVLMVFVLIAFPEVATWLPENIRSRPGG; encoded by the coding sequence ATGGAAAATATTAGTATCATCATCCTGTTCCTGTTTGTCATGTTCACCCTGCTTGGCACCGGCGTCTGGGTCGGTCTGGCGCTGATGGGTGTGGCATGGGTCGGTATGGAACTGTTCACCACCCGCCCTGTTGGCGACGTGATGTTGACGACCATCTGGTCCTCCTCCTCCTCATGGACACTGACGGCGCTGCCGCTGTTCATCTGGATGGGCGAGATCCTTTACCGAACGCGGCTATCTGAAGACATGTTCCGTGGCCTTGCACCGTGGATGGCTCGCCTGCCGGGCGGTCTGGTGCATACCAACATCGTGGGCTGTACCGTGTTTGCGGCGGTCTCCGGGTCTTCCGCAGCAACGCTGACCACCGTTGGCAAGATGTCCATTCCGGAACTGCGCAAGCGTGAGTATCCGGAAAAGATGATCATCGGTACGCTCGCGGGTGCGGCAACGCTGGGTCTGATGATCCCGCCGTCTCTGACGCTCATCGTGTATGGTGTGACCATCAACGAGAGTATCTCCAAGCTGTTCTTCGCAGGCATTGTGCCGGGTATCGTGCTGGCTGGCATGTTCATGGCGTATGTGGCGATCACCTCTCGTGTGTCCTCCAAGTGGAACCCGACCGAAGAGCCACGCATGAGCTTTTCTGAGAAGCTGGCTAACACCCGCTTCCTGCTGCCGGTGATCCTGCTCATTCTGGTGGTGATTGGCTCCATGTATCTGGGCTTTGCCACAGCGACAGAGGCAGCGGCCTTTGGTGTGATCGGCAGTCTCATTCTGGCGGCTTCTCAAGGCTCGCTGAGCTGGAAGAGTTTTACGGAAAGCCTGATGGGCGCAACCTACACCTCCGCAATGATCGCGCTGATCCTTGCCGGTGCGGCGTTCCTCTCCCTTTCCATGGGCTTTACCGGTCTGCCGCGTGGCTTGGCGGACATGATTGCAACGCTGGAGCTGTCCCGCTTTGAGTTGCTCATGGTGCTGCTGGTGTTCTACATCATCCTCGGCATGTTCCTTGATGGCATCTCATCGGTGGTGCTGACCATGGCTGTGGTGGAGCCAATGATCCGTCAGGCAGGCATTGACCTGATCTGGTTCGGTATCTTCATCGTGGTGGTGGTTGAGATGGCGCAGATCACGCCGCCGATCGGCTTCAACCTATTCGTGCTGCAGGGCATGACCAATTACCAGATGGGCTTCATCGCGCGTGCTGCGTTCCCGATGTTCCTGATCATGGTTCTGATGGTCTTCGTGCTCATCGCGTTCCCAGAGGTTGCCACATGGCTGCCTGAGAACATTCGCAGCAGGCCTGGAGGCTAG
- a CDS encoding type I secretion system permease/ATPase codes for MGKQSQEHTSYISEAFRKLYRAFWGIGGISMLINLLMLTGPLFMLQVYDRVLSSSSVPTLVVLSLFVAVLYIFYGILDGLRNRLLLRVGQHVDEQLTGLAFEASTRVPLVLGAEGERSRPVSDLDSIRQFLSGSGPSAIFDMPWMPLYLGIVFLFHPLLGTTALIGALLICVLIALNELSSRRPAANTAVEANKRTTLIEACRRNAESIEAMGMIDHLRDRWEDNNDVFLGRQRAASDRSNIFTTMIKTLRFMLQSGILGLGAWLVIQQEVSAGVMIASSIMTARALAPVEMAIVNWRGFVAARVGIARLQEIFATQVKPKQRVSIPFPQESVSIEGLFCGPIAAKEAFVKNVSLELKAGDGLGIIGHSGSGKSTLTRAMVGITNPLKGSIRFDGAELDQWSATDRGDFIGYLPQDIQLFDGTIAENIQRFKPDQDSDKLIEAARMANVHDLIVSLPEGYNTVIGATGNGLSGGQRQRIALARALYGNPFLIVLDEPNSNLDAEGEAALTNAIHDMRERGSIVIVVAHRPAATSAVDQILVMNEGEADALGAKDKIMKQVIAPLRKPQEVVLNG; via the coding sequence TTGGGTAAGCAATCACAAGAACATACATCCTACATTTCAGAGGCATTCCGGAAACTCTACCGGGCATTCTGGGGTATCGGTGGCATCAGCATGTTGATCAACCTGCTTATGCTGACGGGCCCTTTGTTCATGCTGCAGGTGTATGATCGTGTCTTGTCCAGCAGCTCTGTGCCGACCCTTGTTGTTCTCAGCCTGTTTGTGGCTGTGCTCTATATCTTCTACGGAATTCTCGATGGTTTGCGGAACCGGCTGCTGCTGCGTGTTGGCCAGCATGTCGATGAGCAATTGACCGGCTTGGCCTTTGAGGCCTCCACCCGCGTTCCGCTGGTTCTGGGTGCAGAAGGCGAACGGTCCAGACCTGTCAGCGATCTGGACTCCATCCGTCAGTTCCTGTCCGGCTCCGGTCCATCTGCTATCTTCGATATGCCCTGGATGCCGCTTTATCTGGGCATCGTGTTCCTGTTCCACCCGCTTCTGGGCACCACGGCGCTGATTGGTGCTCTACTCATCTGTGTTCTTATTGCGCTGAACGAGTTGTCATCTCGTCGTCCGGCTGCAAACACAGCTGTTGAAGCGAACAAGCGGACCACCCTGATTGAAGCCTGTCGGCGCAATGCGGAAAGCATTGAGGCCATGGGCATGATCGACCATTTGCGCGACCGGTGGGAAGACAACAATGATGTCTTCCTTGGCCGGCAGCGGGCAGCGTCTGATCGCTCCAACATCTTCACCACAATGATCAAGACCCTGCGGTTTATGCTGCAGTCCGGTATCCTTGGTCTGGGTGCGTGGCTGGTGATCCAGCAGGAAGTCTCCGCCGGTGTCATGATTGCATCGTCTATCATGACCGCCCGCGCGCTGGCTCCGGTTGAGATGGCCATCGTCAACTGGCGCGGGTTTGTCGCCGCCAGAGTTGGTATCGCCCGGTTGCAGGAAATCTTCGCAACTCAAGTGAAACCAAAACAGCGGGTGTCTATCCCGTTCCCGCAAGAATCCGTTTCGATTGAAGGCCTGTTCTGTGGTCCGATTGCTGCCAAGGAAGCGTTTGTCAAAAACGTGTCTCTGGAACTGAAAGCAGGCGATGGTCTGGGCATCATCGGCCATTCCGGTTCTGGTAAATCCACGCTGACCAGAGCAATGGTTGGCATCACAAATCCGCTGAAAGGCTCTATCCGTTTTGATGGCGCTGAGCTGGATCAGTGGAGTGCGACGGATCGGGGTGACTTCATCGGTTATCTGCCGCAGGACATTCAACTCTTTGACGGCACCATTGCGGAGAACATCCAGCGGTTCAAGCCGGATCAGGACAGCGACAAGTTGATTGAAGCAGCCCGCATGGCGAACGTTCATGACCTGATCGTGAGCCTGCCGGAAGGCTACAACACCGTGATCGGCGCAACGGGCAATGGCCTGTCTGGCGGTCAGCGTCAGCGGATTGCACTGGCCCGTGCGCTTTATGGCAATCCGTTCCTGATTGTGCTGGATGAACCAAACTCCAACCTGGATGCAGAAGGTGAAGCTGCGCTGACCAACGCGATCCACGACATGCGTGAGCGTGGTTCCATCGTTATCGTGGTGGCACACCGTCCGGCGGCAACGTCTGCCGTGGATCAGATCCTCGTCATGAATGAGGGCGAAGCAGATGCTCTGGGTGCAAAAGACAAGATCATGAAGCAGGTGATTGCTCCGCTTCGCAAGCCGCAGGAGGTCGTGTTAAATGGCTAG
- a CDS encoding HlyD family type I secretion periplasmic adaptor subunit, protein MARNTDKSYDLGASISRHLRVGGYLAALLILGGGTWSAVTEISGAVVAPATIVVETSTKTVQHRDGGIINQILVKNGDFVKAGDLVLRLDDTLTRSNLAVLTNQLDELYAQEARLTAEIQGRDEISFKKRAQSPLHRAHLMMIEETQRNMMEARQKNHLSKREQLQTQIVQFEKQIGGLIRQRDAKQTEVDLVNAELGGLESLRKKKLVTESRVMAFQRERSSLEGELGGIIAQIARSEEAISERRVMILQADEELRSNNLEQLQQTRAQISELEERHIAARDELRRTEIRAPQNGKVFDLAVHTIGGVVMGGEVVMKIVPEEDQLIVEAKVQPVDVDQIGPDQEATIRLPAFDKRTTPELKARLKTISPDLVEDPRTGSTYYLAELAIPENELERLDGKSLIPGMPVEAFIKTEDRSVLSYLVKPMMDQIAHAMRET, encoded by the coding sequence ATGGCTAGAAACACCGATAAATCCTACGATCTCGGCGCCAGCATCTCCCGTCATTTGCGGGTTGGTGGTTACCTCGCGGCCCTTCTGATTTTGGGCGGTGGCACATGGTCCGCCGTAACTGAAATTTCAGGCGCCGTTGTTGCTCCAGCCACCATCGTAGTGGAGACCAGCACCAAGACCGTGCAGCACCGTGATGGCGGCATCATCAACCAGATCCTCGTCAAGAACGGTGATTTCGTGAAGGCTGGTGATCTGGTTCTGCGGCTGGATGATACACTCACCCGGTCCAATCTGGCGGTTCTGACCAATCAGCTTGATGAGCTCTATGCGCAAGAAGCACGGCTTACCGCTGAAATACAGGGCCGGGATGAGATCAGCTTCAAAAAGCGTGCGCAAAGCCCGTTGCATCGTGCGCATCTGATGATGATTGAAGAAACCCAGCGCAACATGATGGAAGCGCGGCAGAAAAATCATCTGAGCAAGCGCGAGCAGCTGCAAACCCAGATCGTCCAGTTTGAAAAACAGATCGGCGGTCTGATCCGCCAGCGGGATGCCAAGCAAACCGAAGTGGATCTGGTCAATGCCGAGCTGGGCGGGCTTGAATCCCTGCGCAAGAAGAAGCTGGTGACGGAATCCCGCGTAATGGCGTTCCAGCGTGAGCGGAGTTCTCTGGAAGGTGAGCTGGGGGGGATCATCGCCCAGATCGCCCGTTCAGAAGAAGCCATCAGCGAGCGGCGGGTTATGATCCTGCAGGCTGATGAGGAACTGCGCTCCAACAATCTGGAGCAGTTGCAGCAGACACGGGCTCAGATTTCCGAGCTGGAAGAACGGCATATTGCAGCGCGGGACGAACTCCGGCGCACAGAGATCCGTGCGCCGCAAAACGGCAAGGTGTTTGATCTGGCCGTTCACACCATCGGCGGTGTCGTCATGGGCGGTGAAGTGGTGATGAAGATCGTGCCGGAAGAAGATCAGCTGATCGTGGAAGCGAAGGTCCAGCCGGTTGATGTGGATCAGATCGGCCCGGATCAGGAAGCGACTATTCGTCTGCCTGCCTTTGACAAGCGCACCACACCAGAGCTCAAAGCACGGCTGAAAACCATTTCGCCGGATCTGGTTGAAGACCCGAGAACGGGCAGCACTTACTACCTGGCGGAGCTGGCCATTCCGGAGAATGAGCTGGAGCGCCTGGACGGTAAATCTCTCATTCCGGGCATGCCGGTTGAGGCGTTCATCAAGACAGAAGACCGGTCCGTTCTGTCTTATCTGGTCAAGCCAATGATGGACCAGATCGCACATGCGATGAGAGAGACCTGA